The genome window AGCGAAAGTTATTCGAAGTGTGATTTAAACACTTGCAAGAGTTTTTTTACCTTTCTTGATTACTATCTCTGCTCCAAGTGTATGAACTAATCTTGATAAAACTAACAACGTTGGGTTGTCCTGCTTACCACTTCTTATTTCTTGAATTACGGTGCTTGATACTTTAGCTAATTTGGATAATTCCCGAACTGAAACTTTTTCTGATTCCATCAAATTGATAATTGTTTCAGACA of Leptospira sp. GIMC2001 contains these proteins:
- a CDS encoding transcriptional regulator, which codes for MKKELKKELTTKTTFDRLMTKRSIKEKFDKEYEALTLSETIINLMESEKVSVRELSKLAKVSSTVIQEIRSGKQDNPTLLVLSRLVHTLGAEIVIKKGKKTLASV